A genomic region of Pseudopipra pipra isolate bDixPip1 chromosome W, bDixPip1.hap1, whole genome shotgun sequence contains the following coding sequences:
- the LOC135406104 gene encoding hydrocephalus-inducing protein homolog, whose product MKSQLQSDSTLERPARLRRFRWIVPAHGEVELKIRFSPTVPGQFDQLMNFEILGSKRLYQLPCSATALYPSISQNPRLVFPRWRKSKEKEDIISKEYVMSTKQFHFGPLLCGKSGEWYVLPAPK is encoded by the exons ATGAAAAGCCAACTGCAGAGTGACTCAACCCTCGAGAGACCTGCCAG GCTGAGAAGGTTCCGGTGGATCGTTCCTGCCCACGGCGAGGTGGAACTGAAGATCCGCTTCAGCcccacagtgccagggcagTTTGACCAGCTGATGAACTTTGAGATCCTGGGCTCAAAGCGCCTGTACCAgttgccctgcagtgccactgccctgtACCCCAGCATCAGCCAGAACCCACG GCTGGTGTTTCCTCGCTGGAGGAAgagcaaggagaaggaggacaTCATCTCCAAGGAATATGTCATGAGCACAAAGCAGTTCCACTTTGGACCGCTGCTTTGTGGCAAGTCAGGAGAGTGGTatgtgctccctgctcccaagtga